A region from the Drosophila ananassae strain 14024-0371.13 chromosome 2L, ASM1763931v2, whole genome shotgun sequence genome encodes:
- the LOC6501424 gene encoding serine/threonine-protein phosphatase 2A activator: MTEDKEMKKRSRKAAAFFRKETFGPHNRVETPADMEFWQQSKAYVILTTYLFDVSSHVQGVRTTDPFPVSRSIKRLLGIFDALDVLIVANPPVVTGEPKTSMTESGNRAFRKWARCMLRDIYYMVEKAVPTKKCQHVNELGQYLSSSFGNSTKIEYGTTHELNFLFFVAGLFQARILNKEEDLAASGLILFVRYLKLVRRLQITYSMVPPANHGAYSLDKFQFIPFIWGAAQLCYDAPFSPRKMLDEDTVAKYKNSYLLADCVGHIMMTNIGPFAGHSSQLWCLAALSQWPDIYRGLIFRYTEDIVVDFDLIQPMRFGALMPFDMDVSKAPTISVRLGVRSPIRAQIDEALDHISDTSKTETQEPSDDMADKKYDNLSNSGLSLGSDTTSLTNVSVHLPNWLEAEEDR, translated from the coding sequence ATGACGGAAGataaagaaatgaaaaaacgAAGCAGAAAGGCGGCCGCATTCTTTCGAAAGGAAACTTTTGGACCCCACAATCGAGTAGAAACTCCAGCGGATATGGAATTCTGGCAACAGTCAAAAGCTTACGTCATTCTGACCACATATTTGTTCGATGTGAGCTCCCACGTCCAGGGAGTCCGCACCACGGATCCCTTTCCCGTGAGCAGGAGCATAAAGCGTCTGCTGGGTATATTCGATGCGCTGGACGTACTTATTGTGGCCAATCCTCCAGTAGTCACTGGTGAGCCAAAGACCAGTATGACGGAGTCGGGCAATAGAGCGTTTCGGAAGTGGGCCCGCTGCATGCTGAGAGACATCTACTATATGGTGGAGAAAGCGGTGCCGACGAAAAAGTGCCAGCACGTAAACGAACTGGGCCAGTACTTGTCTTCGTCCTTTGGCAACAGTACGAAAATCGAGTACGGTACCACCCATGAGCTTAACTTCCTTTTCTTTGTGGCCGGTCTCTTTCAAGCGCGGATCCTGAACAAAGAGGAGGACCTAGCTGCCTCGGGCCTGATTCTATTCGTTCGCTACTTAAAGCTAGTGCGCCGGCTGCAAATCACCTACTCAATGGTGCCGCCCGCGAACCACGGTGCCTACTCCCTGGACAAGTTCCAGTTCATACCCTTCATTTGGGGCGCGGCCCAGCTGTGCTACGATGCACCCTTCTCTCCGAGAAAGATGCTCGACGAGGACACCGTGGCGAAGTACAAAAATTCATACCTATTGGCCGATTGTGTGGGCCACATCATGATGACCAATATTGGGCCCTTCGCCGGCCACTCCAGCCAGCTGTGGTGCCTGGCCGCCTTGTCCCAGTGGCCGGACATCTACAGGGGTCTCATATTCCGGTACACGGAGGACATTGTCGTGGACTTTGATTTGATTCAGCCGATGCGATTCGGGGCACTGATGCCGTTCGACATGGATGTGTCGAAGGCACCCACGATTTCAGTCCGTTTGGGTGTGCGCTCGCCAATTCGCGCTCAGATCGATGAGGCTCTAGACCACATATCCGATACCTCGAAAACGGAAACGCAGGAACCATCGGATGATATGGCGGACAAAAAATACGACAACCTGTCCAATAGTGGATTATCGCTTGGGAGCGACACCACCTCCCTGACCAATGTCAGTGTCCATCTGCCCAATTGGTTGGAAGCTGAAGAAGATCGATAG